In Oncorhynchus nerka isolate Pitt River linkage group LG26, Oner_Uvic_2.0, whole genome shotgun sequence, one DNA window encodes the following:
- the LOC115110075 gene encoding uncharacterized protein LOC115110075 has translation MDFDNDKRDGRPEIEMLHMERQRKKRFNEEELKILVREVQARRPGPGYTRVAQAAWEDIAAKVSASSFGYLRTGMQCKKRYNDLMRRQPCYIKKGPGSKRKRVNRQTEAKLHHPTEEEEPFLSVRTKRYKFEFVDGEGPIALQAFQNEVGSQCIGVELDSPSTNHLVDGQQTLDAAASSEASRVPPPQTHTPATSPRPTLPQTNLHNPG, from the exons ATGGATTTCGATAACGATAAGAGAGATGGGAGGCCAGAGATCGAGATGCTTCATATGGAGAGGCAACGAAAGAAGCGTTTCAATGAGGAAGAGCTCAAAATACTCGTGCGCGAAGTGCAAGCTCGACGACCTGGCCCTGGCTACACCCGTGTTGCACAGGCCGCATGGGAAGATATCGCAGCAAAGGTGAGCGCTTCTTCGTTTGGATACCTCAGAACCGGGATGCAGTGCAAAAAGCGATACAATGACCTGATGCGCAGACAACCCTGTTATATCAAGAAGGGTCCTGGGTCAAAGAGGAAGCGAGTGAACAGGCAGACAGAAGCAAAACTTCACCATCCAACAGAAGAGGAGGAGCCTTTCCTCTCAGTCCGAACAAAACGTTATAAATTTGAGTTTGTGGATGGAGAAGGACCCATTGCATTACAAG CGTTTCAGAATGAAGTTGGTTCCCAATGCATTGGGGTGGAGCTGGACAGTCCCTCGACTAACCACCTGGTTGATGGTCAACAGACTCTGGACGCTGCAGCATCGTCTGAGGCCAGCAGAGTCCCTCCACCCCAGACACACACGCCTGCCACTTCACCCAGGCCCACTTTACCCCAAACCAACCTCCACAACCCCGGGTGA